The Miscanthus floridulus cultivar M001 chromosome 6, ASM1932011v1, whole genome shotgun sequence genomic interval TTCTTTTGTCCTGTCGTCTTTCATCTTTAGGTTTAGCTTTCGAGATATATATTTCAGATCAAACGCCTCCAAGAGACCAAGACTCAGCCGAAGACACACAATGTCGACCTCACGGTGGATGGCCCTTCCAGTTCACCACCAGGGGTTACCTACCAGGGTGTGGACAACGATGACTCCGCTAAACGACGTCTTGACAGCTTCATCAACAATGTCACGCGTAAGAGGGACTCTCCGCTGATTCGCGAGCCTCCCAAACAGCCTCCTGCTAAGCTGGTACTGtcgtggtggagcaggtggtTGGCGGCTCAGAGCCTCTCCCGAGTGCCAGTTTCCAAGCGAGGTGAGGTGCTGATCATGCAGCGTATGGGCTATACCAGGGATCCATCTGCGCCATCCGCTTCGGAGTTGGAGGCCTTTGACAGGCTCTTCGACGGCAACCTGACTGCGTCCGAAGCCGAGACGTTGGACAAGCTCTTCCCGGCCATTGGAAAGGCACCGTCCAGGCAGCCGCGAAGACACAAGACCACCTAGGCCACAAAGCTACGTCGATATTGATTATTTctttttatgtaatatcgaaacaTGAGGTCTTTTACTAGGATGGTCAAGCTTCGGCTGTGTTAGGTCGACCTCCTTCGGCGTTCGATAGAAGCGCGTTGTATGTTTCTTTAAAGTCttctccttaatacaatgatacgcaaatcgtttgcgtattcgagaaaaaaaaagctgCTCCAATGATGTTGCCTAACACCTATAGACCAAAACCCTAGCACCTGCAAAATAAACCTGAAATTATGGaaagggggcgggggggggggggcgcatgcggggggggggggggggggttgtttaGGATGAAACAACCCTAatgttggatttgatcatgaatAAAACATTTGATGTGGTAGTGAAATTGCGTGACCCTAAGGGCCCGAGAAGGCCCACTGTTATAAAAGAATTTAACAGGCCTGAAAGGGCACCTGACTCAGAATCCAGAATTGGGCCGAGTCTACATCTACTGACCCGGCATAGTGTGCAGCAGGGGTATAGCCTGGTGGGCCAGGAAGGCCAACCTACTGGACCCAAGTACCCAACGACCACGCAGGGCCCATCTATCCCTTGGTTAAGTTCCGGGCCGGCCGAAGCCCAGGCCCAGCGGCTCCCGACGCCCCCAACGCAAAAACGGCAACACACCCCCACCTTCCCCACGCGTCGGGCACGAAGGCACGGAAACCGACGAGGCGTTTCCGTTTCCGGCGTGCCTCGCACCGCGTTCAATCGAGCCGGAACGAACCCCAAACAAACCCAAATGCTCGATCCGGCGGATCGAGCGCGTCCAAACTGGAGCCAGCCAGCAGATAATCCCGGTCTTGTGACCCGATTCCGACTGCCACGGGAAGCGCTGGCCCCCAAATCATCACTGCCTGCATCggctcggcacggcacggcaccccCGGTCCGTCGGCTCCTCGTGTCTCGGCGTAAATCTACAGCCTTTGTCCGTCCGGCGGCTGGTCGGATCACACTACCAGCGCTAGGCCTAGGGTTTGGTGTCGAGCGGATCGAGGCCATGGAGAGCGAGggcaacgccgccgccgctggtgctgGTCACTGGGAGGCGCCGAACGGGGTGATCGTGCTGCCCGTGGGGTCGGCGGCGCCGAGGTTCCTGCAGCAGGAGCCCCAGTACCAGACGCGGAAGCGTGAGATGGAGCGGGAGCAGCAGGACCCGGGGGCGGCGGGGGCGGACCCGGGGGTTTTGGGGCTGGACCTCACGCAGCCGCCGGAGAAGGTGTACTACAAGACTAGGCTGTGCGAGAAGTTCGAGGCGGGCAAGTGCGCGTACGAGGACGGGTGCACCTTCGCGCACGGTTTCGACGAGCTGCGCCCGCCGCTGCCCGTGCTGACCTCGCTCATCCGGCGGAGGTCGCCGCTGCGGCCGCGGTCGTCGTCGCCTGGTGCCGCCACCGCCGGCTCGCAAGGCGGCGGCGGCTACCTTAGGGTGTGCTTCGAGTTCAGGGACACGGGGGCCTGCCACCGGGGGGATAGGTGTGCCTTCGCCCATGCTTCCCCAGCAGGTACGTGCGCGCGCGCTCCACGCCTCCCTATACGTGTGCATGGCGGCCGATCGCTCCCGGATCTCACGGATCGTGCCCTGATCTACCTCGTCCCTGTGTTCTGGCGCAGAGATGCCCTTCCCTGGGGGGCCAAGGTCTGTGGAGCATGCGCTGAGGAACGCGTCGCCGTATGCAAAGGCGTACTCTTCGCCGGGGTCCGCGGCCGCCGCGCACCGTAGCAGTAGCAGCTCCAGCAGCTCTGCACCGTCTTCCACAAGGTCGTTCCCGTCCGTTCCTGCCGGGGAGGGCCGTCGTCGCAAGGTCACCCGACTGGAGCTCCTGAGCCGCAAGAAGATGAGCGGCATCTACGGCGACTGGCCAGAGCAGGACTGAGTGCGCACCATGCATCACCTACCCGATCGAAGCTGCCATGTCTACCTTCCAGCCTTTGATCACCGTGACAACATCCAGAATAATTAAAGAACTGAGCAATCTGCTATTTTGATTTGAACTGATTTGAAAATGT includes:
- the LOC136457652 gene encoding zinc finger CCCH domain-containing protein 1-like; this translates as MLDPADRARPNWSQPADNPGLVTRFRLPREALAPKSSLPASARHGTAPPVRRLLVSRRKSTAFVRPAAGRITLPALGLGFGVERIEAMESEGNAAAAGAGHWEAPNGVIVLPVGSAAPRFLQQEPQYQTRKREMEREQQDPGAAGADPGVLGLDLTQPPEKVYYKTRLCEKFEAGKCAYEDGCTFAHGFDELRPPLPVLTSLIRRRSPLRPRSSSPGAATAGSQGGGGYLRVCFEFRDTGACHRGDRCAFAHASPAEMPFPGGPRSVEHALRNASPYAKAYSSPGSAAAAHRSSSSSSSSAPSSTRSFPSVPAGEGRRRKVTRLELLSRKKMSGIYGDWPEQD